A window of Acidobacteriota bacterium genomic DNA:
CAGGCTCGTGCCGGCGAGCCCGCCGATTACCAGCATGATGGAAAGCATGAGTGTAGCTGTGATTCCGACCTTCATATTCCTGCTCCTTGTTCCTGGTCTTTTCGCCGTTGTTCGGGTTTTGTCGATGATCCGGCTTCAATCCCAAGAATCTCGCGAGGGGCTTACCCTTGGCCCCGGTTGGGCCCCTCGCACATGCTTGCGGTAGTTGTCGCAGCCGCAGGCATATCGGTTCGGACGCCGGCTCTTTTCATACAACGTTGCCGGTTTCAATTCATTGCCGGTTTCGTCAAGGCCTCTTCGATGGCCGCTCTCAAGGCTGCGTAGGTTGTATCCGCAGCCCGCTTTCCGTTGATGAAGATCGTCGGGGTCCCGCTCACACCCGCTTTCATTCCGTCTTGCATATCACGCTGCACGCGCCCGGCATACTTGCTTGCCTGCAACTCCGCGTCGAACTTCTTGCGGTCGAGGCCAACCTTGCTTGCATACTCTTTGAGCTTCTCAACTCCCAGCTCTTTTTGATTTGCAAACAGCACTGCCACGTATTCCCAGTACTTGGCTTGCTCGCGCGCTGCTTCCGCGGCCTCCGCCGCTTTGAAGGCATTCTTGTGTTTCTCCAGCGGGTAATCCCTGACCACCAGCCGCACTTTGTCCGAATACTCCTTGGCTAGCCTTTCAAGAACCGGTTGAGACTGTTGGCAAGTCGAGCACTCGAAGTCAGTGAACTCGACAATGGTAACCGGCGCGTTGGCGTTTCCTTTTGACGGCTGCTCATCGGTCGCTATCTGAAGGACCGGCGGCTCGGGCTCCTTGAGATTTATTTCGATCTTCGCCCCTTGCCTCAGTCGTTCCGCAAACACAAGCTCCGCTCTTCGTTGTTCGTTCTTTTGAAGGTGATCGATTAGCTGATCCTTTAACATATCAAAGTCGCCGCCATCGATCCGGTCCTTGTTTTCCTCGTAGAACTTCGCGGCGTCCTGCTCGCTAATCTTCTTCACGTTCGGCGTCAATTCCGCTTCCACCAGCGCCTTCGCGGTTGTCTTCCGCTTCTGGGCTTCCTGCTCCAGCAATATGTCGTTGACCCTCAGCTCCAGCTCATTCTTCATGAGCGCGTACACGCGGAGTTGCACATCGTAGATCAAAGGCTTAAGCGATTCTTCCAAGTCTCCGGAGGTGATCTTCGCTCCGTTGATGGTGGCCAGCACGTTTGCGCGATCTGACTCCTTCTCCGGAGCAGTCACCTTCTCCACCAGGACTTTTACATCCGCTTCCGCTCTGAGCTTATCGGCGTACGCTTTGGCTGCCGACTCCTGCCGCTGGGCCTTCAGGTAAGCCACTATCTGCGGTTTGAAATCTTTGAACGCCCCGGGGATCCGGGCCTTGTTCTGTTCGTAGAAGGCCCGCGCTTCCGCGTCAGTCGGCTCTTGCGCCTTGCCCACAATCTCTTGCTCGATCAGCTTGGTGGGGGTGGTGCCTTTCTTCATGGCTTCAGCTTCAAGCAACCGTGAATTGATCTGCAGGTTCAACTCGCGGCGGCGTGACTCGATAACCTTTTTTTGGAGACCATCTCTTTCATCTTTGATATGGTCCGCGATCTCTTTTGCCGTGATCTTGATGCCGTTTGCGATGCCTGCCACATCGGCTGGGATGATGTTCTTTGCCTCGCAGCCGCAGTCCTCGTTCTTAATATCGGTTGCCTTTGCGGCAGGCTGTGATGCAGTTTGCTTCCCGCTTTTTGCCGGCTCCCGCGGGCTGGGAGATGCAGGAGACCCAGACTGGGCCCTGGCCACAACCGCGCTGATTATCATTGCTATGAACAACAGAAACATTCTTGTTTTCATGATCTCCTCCTGTGAATAGAGTTCGATTCTGCATTCCATCATTACTCCGCCGTAATCCATCCGCCTACGGGAATGAACTGTTTCTTATCCGTATCGACAGACACAATGTAAGCACCGAGCGCTCCGATTCGGCGATTCGGGCCGTACGAGATTCGCGGGCTCAATCCGGTGTTGAAGTTGTAGAGCCCTTCCAGCGTTTTGATCAGCTTCTCGCGGCTCAGTTCTTTCCCCGTGAGCTTCAAACCCTCCACTAAAATCTTGGCCGCGCAGTATGCCGAGATCTGGGCTGTAATCTGCTTGGGCTGAAGGTTGTGCTTTTGCGCAAGCGCCATAAACTCCGCGATCCCGTCCTTTGTTTGATCCGACGGGAGAGTCGGGAACGAGAAGAAAATCTTGTCCTTGAACTCGGGCGGAGCGTCTAGAATCTCTTTGCTGGCCAGCGAGCCGGGAATCAAGACGTACGGCGTCCATTTGAGCTTCGCGGCCTCTTTCATCATCGCCACCTCTTCGCCACCCGAACCCAGGAAGAAAATGGCATCGGCGCCGCCTTCGCTCAATTTCTTAGCCAGTTGGCCGGCGTCATATTGCTTGCGCGAATAGGTGATCTTAGAAACCAGTTTGTATGCGCGCTCCCTGGCGTGCTCTTCAATCGCCTCGCTGACTCCCTCAGGAGCGCCGCTGTCAGGCGAGACAATCGCAAGCCGAGGATTTTGTTTTTGCAGCTTGTCGCCGATGAAGTTGACCAGGGCGGTGGCTTGCTCTTTCAAGCCCGAGAACAGATAGAATGTGTGCCGATTGAAAGGAAACCCGACCTCGGGATAAAGCGTCGAGGGACCCACGAGCACCACCTCTTTGTCCTCGATAAGCGAAGCGATTTCCTTGTCCGCTCCCGCAATGAAGGCGCCCGCCATCGCGAAGACCTGCTCGGTATCAATGAACCGCTCGGCGTTTAATCTTGCAGCCCGTGGATCGGATGGCGACTGGGCGACCCGCAGCTCGATCTTGCGATTGTAAATCCCACCCTGAGCGTTGACCTCCTCGAAATAGGCTGTCAGAGCCGCCTTCATGGCCTGGCCCATTTCAGCCATGGGCCCCGGTCCCGCAACGATAGTCCCAACTCTTATGCTTGTCTCAGTCAGTCCCGGATCATTCTCCTTTCCAAGACGCTTCATGTAGGCGACGAGGTCCGCGAGATCTTCCGGCGCCATCCAGTACCTGGGCATCGTGTCGGGCAGTTTGTTTCCCGCCGGATCTGTTCCTTTGGTCACGGCCATCCCAAGCGCGCGGTCCGTGTAGGCAGGATGCTTGCGCCCACTCGCGTGCGTGACTCCATAAGACTTGGTGAGCGCTTCCCAGGTTATGTCCGAGGGGACGACCCCGCCTTCAGGATTTCCGCGGCCATCAAATCCGTGACAGTTTGCGCAGAGCATCGCCGCCGCCGGCACCTCCATCGTCCCGTCGCCCAGGTAGCAGGTTATCTCTTTGCCTGACGGACTGCTGCCTCGCAGGTAGATGAATTTCCCGCGCTTCTCCTGTTCGGTGAGCTGACCGGCTCCGGGTCCGCTCGCAGTCGTAGTGCCGATAAGCAAGAGCATCAGCATCAGCCCAACTACAAACACAATGCGCCTGATGTTCATCCTCGTCTCCCCGCCGGACTCACTTCACATCTCCGGGCTTGTCATCAACGACACTCTCTACAACCTTGATCAAATCCTCTGGCTTAGCCATCCCCATCGCTTTCTTCCAGAGTCCGGTACGCAGGTTCCCAATGATAATCACCGTCGAGTGATCGTCTCTTGATTCGACGAACGAGCCGATCTTGCGCAAAGCGAATTCGGCGTTCTCTTTCTTACCGGTGACGAAGAACCACCCCGGCCTTGCTTTGTATTTCTGGGCATAGTCCTTAAGGCGCGGCGGCGTGTCCATAGCCGGATCGACGCTGATCGATATGATGTGAACGTCTTTGCCGAGCCGGTCGCCCAGCCAGCCTTGAACTCGTTCGAGGTTCCTGCTCATCGGAGGACACACGCTCGTGCAGGTCGTAAAAAAAGTGTTGATGATAACCACTTTGTCCTTGAGCAGGTCGCTGTAGAACCGCATCGGCTTGCCGTCCTGATTGATCAGTTGAACGTCGGTGAAGTAATTCCGCGCTGGAGAATCTTTGTCGTCAGGCTGCGTGCCTTTTGATTGCGCCGCGCCGGGCAGGGCCAGGAGGCCGGCGCACGCGGCAATGGCAAGCAGGAGCAACAAGGCTCGATTGCCCGCCTGCCCGTATGATTGTCGCTTGAATAATTCATCTTTCATGTTCATCTGGTCACCTCGATTTGTTCTCCAACTCATAGCTTTCCTACGGTTTCGCGGGCATCGCCGCCTTTTCCATGCCGGCGCGCAGGATGAAGTGAGGGGTCTGGTTGTAATTAACCCTTAGCGAAGGACAGTGGACAAACACATAATACGCCCCGGGCTGCTCCGGCTTGAAGGTCACCTCGTATATCCCGTTGCCCAGTGATTGCCCCCACTGACGGTCTTGCCATTCGCCTGGGGGCCGGAACACAAGAATGCCAAAGTCCTTCAGGTCGGGTCTCGGAAGCCGGGTTGTCGAATCCGTCACCCGGAACTGCAGCTTGACGTTCTCGCCCACTTTAACTGCGGAATTCTCGATCAGCGGCTCGACATCAATCGGAAGCGCGGGTTGTTTCTTGAGCGCCGGATCTGTCTTTGCTGTCGTGCTGAAACAATGGGCGATTCGCGGGGAGTCGAGAAGGAACGCTACATCGTATTCTCCATTTGTCGGCAGCTTGATGTTGGTCGTATAAACGCCCGCCCTCACTTCACGAAGGCTCTTGTCCCACACCATCACCGCTCGCGGTTCCCTGCGATAGTTTTGAAAGCTTCCCATCGGCGCTGCCATCCCCTCAGTGTAGTAATAGATCATCTTGTCCGCCGGATTCACTACCAGCACCGAGCCGCCCTCGGGTGCGGGTACTATCACATCGGCCGTTGAGGCGCCCGGCGCCTTTTCCGCAGGCAACTGTCCGGCGGGGAATTCGAGCACCGGCACGTCTGCCTTCTTTCCAATCCCGTCCAACTGGATCAGGCTGACCTGATCACTTCCAAGCGCCCGCACGTATGCGTAGTTTTGCGTGAAGCTTATTTTGTCGGGATTCTTTCCCACCTTAATCGTGTTCACAAGGCGGTTTGTCGACGCATCAATCACCTGAACGTTATTCTCTTTGCCGTTCACCGCAAACCCATACCTTCCATCAGCGAAAAAGCGAATTGCTTTCACGCCGGGTTTGGTCGTAATCCGCGCGAGCACCTCCTGGTCAACGCCTCCGATTACGACAATCGTTCCGTCTTCTTCATTGGCTACGTACGCTGCTTTGCTCAGCGGAGACAACGCCAGCGACACCGGAAGCCCGCCTGTTTTTATGTCTTTTACTTTGGTGAGCTTTTGCACGTCGATCACCGAGAGCGTGCCATCCTGCCTGTTTGTTACGTACGCGTACCGATTGTCGCCCCTCAATGCGATCTCGTGATGTCCGGCTCCCGTCTTGATTCGTGCCGCCACCTTGAGTTCTACAGCGTCGATCACCGTTACTCCGCTCTCGCTGCCGCCGGCGTCGCTTCCCACCCACAGGTATTTCTCGTCTGGCTGAAATGCAACCCGCGTTGGTTTGGCTCCCACGTCGATATTCGCGGCGACTCTCCAGAGTGCCGTATCGATGACCGCAACCTGATTCACCAGAGGCATCGTCACGAAGAGCCTCTTCTTATCGCTGCTCAGGACCCAATCCTCGCCGGGACTATTCAGGAAGACGAGCGTAAACAGTTTGCTGCTGCCGTATCCCATCAGAGGATCAATCACCGAGATGTTAGCTTCCTGGTTTAGCGTAAGAATGAAGTAAGTATTCAAATCGATTTCAGGCCGGCTGCTGAGCGCCGACTGCAGAAATGACTGAATCTTCTGACGGCAATCCTTCGACTCGGTGAGCTTGCCAGGCGCGCGAAGGTCCATCCACGCTGACGGATGCAGATTTACCAGCGGCGTGCCGTTCCGCGACTCGGTTATCTTGAAATTCACTACCGCATCCTGGCCTTCCATCAGGTCTCTGGACTTCGCGTCTTTGTCGCCAAGCGGATCAATGGTGAACTCAACCTCTATGCCTTCGTGGACGATTTTCTGCGGCGCGCGAGTGGACGAGCCGTTCGCGGGCGATTTAGCATCCGGCTTCGCTCCATTGACGCCGGTGTTCTTCGCACCCTCCGCGGGCTCTTTCTTCTGGGCGGCCGCGCCCGCATTGGTCTGTGTTTGAGCCTCCGGCTTCGTGCTCACCTGCGCTGTTCCGGCGATCACCACCAGCGCGTATGCCAACAACAAAGTCAATGAGCAAACCGTGCGGGCGGCGCTGCCCAAGGGGTCCCGGTTTCCCGCCGTATGTCGTGTTTGACTTGTCTTCATCTCGTCGCTCCTTTTTTCTTAGTTGTCCGATACTACTGCTTACCGTGTTATGCCCTTCATATCTCTGACCGTGTTGTAAAACGACCGCACTCCTACCGGTCCGTCGTTGGCGTAATCAAGGATTGCGAGGCGCAGCTCGGATGAATCCGCGAAGGCGAACGTCGTCTTGCCGTTCTGGCGCCGTATGTCAAGAATCGGGAGATTGCGACAGCGCAGGAAGCTGGCCAGATTCAGGTCGGAGGTCTCGTATGGGCGATTTGTTTCAGGAGGGTTCATCTCCGATTCATCCTTTGCTTCATCGACCTTCATCAGGCTTCATCTGGGGGTGTCGACTCCTGCTTAATTTTCAAACGGGGCGGAACGCGGCCTGACCTGAGTCAGGCCGCGCCCGCCGTTAAATCACCGCTATTGGACCGGCGCCGGATCAAGTAGAGCCGGATCGGTTACCAGCAATGGTGAGAAGACTCTGAAGATTCCCCAGAGACCATTGTGGAATTGGAACGATTGGAAAGTGCGGTACAGGTAATCACCCGGCACCTTGAACCTTCCGCCCGCTCCATTTCTCAAAACGGCATCGAAGTGGAATGTCGCGCCGACTCCGAACTGAGCGCCTGACCACTCAGATAGCGGGTTGGCGCCGATTGTCTTCGAGCCGCCGAGGTACGGTTCCTCGCGCCACACATGACCGTGAAGTACGAACACGTTGTTGCGTCCGTGTCCGCCTGCATTCAGCACGTGGATTCGTGCTTGTTGTCCTGCCGTGGCAGTGAAGATCGGCGTTACCGGATCTTTGCAATCCATTGGCTTGATTGAAAGGCACGCAGGAATCACCGAATTCGACACCGCATTGCTGAAGTCGATGTCGCGGGTTGAGAATCCACCCGGCCCAGCTTCTCCCCCGGTGAATGGTATGTCGGGCATAAAGCCAAGTCGGAACCAGAGCGGCTCAGTTCGATAGTTGAACGCTTTCTGTGCTGTGTCCTCCACATCGTCCTTCTCGGCCACACTGGGCACAGCAGTGCCGTCTCCGAGAGTCGAGCCTTCACCGAACCTCAGGTTGACATCGGTTTGGTGCATCAGCACGAAGTCGCGGAAAGCGACATTGCCAAGCAGATCGTACACATTGGCACGCGCCCTGGAATTGGTGTCTTCCACCCAGTTATTCTTCGCGCCGAGGGGGATCTTGCCCTTCGGCAGGATTATCAGGGAACCGAATGCTCCCTTGTTGCTGTGCTTGATCGGGTCTGACGAGATCAGATTGGTCCCGCCAAACTCAATCGGAACGAGACTGCCAAACGAGGTCGTCTTGTCGATCTTGAGCTCGCCGGCGTACCACCGGTACTTGACGCTGAATCCCGGCGCCGCGGTTTGAACCGGATTGAAGCCGACGTTGAAGCCGTCACTGTTGGTCACATCGTAGAACAACAACTGCGGATGCAATCCAACATTAGTCGACGGCAGCACCTGATTGGCGTTGAACTTCTCAATCAGCATCGGCATCGTATTCCAGCCGGCCAGATCCGGCGCCGTCGCGGGCAGTTTGTTTGTGAGCGTTAAATCGATGCAGTCGCCCACGTTGGCCCTGAGAATCAAAGGCTCAATTGGAACGCCCGCCTTCAACTTGCCCGTTAGCGGATCGAGGTCCTCGCTTCTCACATACATGATCGCCGTTGGATCGTGCAGCGGTCCCTTGTGAGAGACGAGCGGGTGGTTCGGGTCTTTCAAAACGGTTAGGCGAGGATTGTAGACCAGAGTCTTCTGCGGCAGGATGTTCTTGGCCAGCACAGCCGTGACGTTTAACTGCCTCGGTGCCTGCGCCTTCAAGCACACCCCGTCGAAGTCGCCCTGGTTGCTGAGGATTGGTGCGCGAGCATTGACGTTGTTGGGCAGCACTTGCAGGTCGCCCTTTGCTCCTTTGAACACGCGCATGATTCCCCACAGTCCATTCCACCCACCGTCCACCGCCGCGCCCGGTCTGTAGAGGTAGTCGGCTGATTTTTCAGTCATCTTATTCGGCATGTTGGGAACTATGAACTCGAAGTGCTCCGATATTCCCATCATCTGAGAATTCCGGTACCCGGAGTTATTGACCGACAGCGGATCCTCGGGCGTGCCCGGCTCAAACAGCCACTTGATTCCGTGCACGGTGAAGTTGTGACCTTCTTCGTGCGCGCCTACGAGAATGCGGATTTGAACCCTGTCGTGCTCATACGCTCTCAATAGCCGCGTGAAAGGGTCGAATGCGTCTACGTCTTTGTCCACCTGGTAGAACGGCGGATACGCATTGTGCTGATTCAGATCCTCATCAACTCTTTTGATGGACCGGAAAACGTGCGAAAGGTCTCCCTGTTCACCCACCACCTGCTTGTTCGTGTGGGGATCGCGAATCCGGAGCGGGATCGGCTCGTTGCGATAGTTGACCACGAACGTGCCAGGCTCAGCAGCCGAGATGGCTTCCGGGCAGGGTGCCGGATCGCCGCCATGGCAGATAGCCAGCTTCTGGATATTAATCGGCAGAGGGGCCTCTTCCTTGGCGGGTGGATTGATCGCCCCTGCCGGATCCGGATGCGGGTTATCAACACCGCCGCCAGTGCCGGGCAGGTATGCATGTTGGAAGTCTGCGAATTCAAGCATGAACTCGCGGTAGCTGAAGGCCGTGTCCTTGGTCCAAACGTCGACGCGCCAACTGGTCGGGCCTCCATCGAGGAGTCGAGGCGGCGTCACGCCCTGACCGCCGAGAATCACGCCGGTGTCAGGATCGCGCCACGTTGAGCCTTCAGGCTCGATCACCAGACCGGCATACAAGCCGACCTGCTGGTGAGTTGATGGACCGAAGTGGTCGTGTGTGAAGACAGTGCGCAGCGTACGATCGACTTTGTTGTTGTTGAGCGTATTGTCCGCGTACCAGCGCTGAATGGTTGTCTGAGCGCCCTTGACGTGGAAAAAGGGATGCTCCTTGGGATCGAGTATTAGCTGGATTGTCGGCCCGTCACCTATGGGAGGAATTATCAATCCGCCCGTAGCGTTGATCGCCTTTATGCGCTCGATCACCTCATCGGGAGCAAGGGTCCCGTCTTCGTAGTTCCATCCATTTCCAGAACCGTCCGACGAGGTGACGTCGAACTTCACCAGGTGAATGTGCTGCCCGATGATGTCGGTTGGAGTTCTAACCTGAAAGTCGTCCAGTTCATACACGGCAGGCAACAGGTTAGTGTGGTGGAAGGTTATGCAGTCGTTGGTATTGGCACGGAAGAAGAACGGCTCCGGCGGTTTCGCGAACCCTCCGGCTGTTCCTCTGAGGTCGGCAACATCACCCCACAGCGCCAGAATGCGTTGCTGCGGGAAATGCCAGCCGGCCTTGTTCAGTCTCACGTCCAACTGAATACCGGCCGCCTTGTAGAAGCGCTCGACTCCGACAGCCTGTCCCTCGTCATTGATGCAGGGATCTGCATAGGGAGCTCCTTGCTGCGCGCCTGAAGGATTAGCCGGAGTTTTCCTGGGCAAGCCGTTGGTGATGAACTTGGCCTCCAGGCCTTCGGGTGTGAACGTCGCGTGTGACCGCTGGCCGTGATACGCCATCGCAGCCTTTTCAACAGGCTCCCCTTCTTCTTTGCGAGCCACGGCATTGGCGGTAATAAGGTTCTTGCTGAAGTCCAGCCGGTTGTGGACTTCGGTGAACGTCCCACCTGTAATGATGTGACGCGGCAGTCCGCCGTCATCCACTACGTCAAGCGGTGGAGTCGGAGGACGATGGCCGGCCACGGCAGGAATGAAGAATGGGAATCCGGGATTGCCCGTTCCCGTGATCTTAACCTGACCGTTGACGATGGATGCCTGCGCTTCAGGCAGCGGTGCCATCGGTCTGGTCGGAAGCGGCACAAGCGCCGGGATCGGCGTGCCCGCCAGTATTTCAGCATCCGGCAATGCGCGCGACCCGAATGCAGGACGTCCCTCCGCATCGAGAACCGTCCCCGATTCGAATACATCGTGGCTGCGCCAAAGCGACCACATCCCCATTGCGAAGTGCGGATAGAAGTGGCAATGGAAAATCGAATCGCCGACGACCTTATTGCGATTGCCGCTGCCGTTGTAGGTTATCTCCGTTGTGAACGCGCTGCCCGGTCCAAGCGCCTGACTGTCTAAGTATGCTGAGTTAGGATCGTCGGGCGTGTGAACCCACTGGTGAGCGTGCAGGTGATGGATGTGATGCTCCTTCGACCCGCCGTGCATAACACGGAACTTGGTGTGATCTCCAATGTACGTGTGATAGACGTTTGACGGGTCATCAGGATAAAAGGCCTTTGTTGCTTTGAATCCGAGCTTCGGGCCGCAGTTCAAATTGCCTTTCCTTATGTCTTCGATCGTGCAGGGAACGTTGGCCGGAATATCCACTACCATCGCCGGATCGCCCACCGCCCAGGACGTAAGGAAGAACTCTTCATACCTGCACTCGGTGCAATTTGCCATCGGACCTACCCCGAGGCGGTTCGCAAGAATCTCAGCTCCAATTCCTCCAGTGCCATAATTGATGGCAAACGCATCTCTGACACTGTGGAGGGTGAACTTGAGCGGGTTTTCAGGAGCGGGCTTCGGAGGATCCTCGAATTGAGGGAACGCCTGAACCGCCCCGACTTCGTCGTGGTAGATGATGGTGAATTCGCGGAACGGCTGATCGCGATCAGGTTCGACCTGAACAGCCGGATAAGTTCCCGTCGGGAACCTTCCGGCCTTCGGACCCGAGATGATCGCCGTCAAATCAGTGTGCACGATCTCAGTGCCCCTGAGCATCTTCAAAATGGGCTTGGCATCAGGAGTGAGAGCACAATCCTGCCCGTAGGGATAGCAGGCATTGTAGTTAATGATCGGGTGGCCATCAGTGGTTGTGGCCTTTGTGGCAAGCTTCAGGTCATTGGCAGTCACCTGGCTGCGATACCATTCTGCTCCGGCGGGCTGAACGTTGACCGCGCCAAAGAGTCCGGCGTTGAGCTGCCCGCCATCTCCCTCGCCGCCGGTCGTCGAGCCCATGCTGTAGAGCATGTAGCCGCCTTCACGCTCCGCATAGAACGTAAAGGTCCGGTTGCCCCCAACTGCAACGAGGCTGCTGGCGTTTTTGCCGACAAACGAACCGTCATCTGCGATGCTGTTCCTGAGTTGGAGTCCGTGCGCCCGCAGAGACACGACGCGAGTGACTACTTGTTCCTGATCAACCGGAGTAGGGTTCAAATAGTTGAAGAGGGTGACTTGCAAGCAATCGCCCACATTCATTCGAAGCACTATCGGTCGCGGACGCTTGCCGTCTCGGAGCCTGGCGTTTCCAGCGCCCAGAGGCTGACTCGATCTGGCGGCAACGACGTCCCCAGCCAGTGCGAAAATCATCCCTTGCGGCTCCACCGCTCCGAGACGATTCCAAAAGAACACCTGATCCAATGCAACGACTTTCGCCGTGACCGTGCGGCTGCAAGCAGCTGCGCCTGGCGCCGCATCAATTCCCTCTTGTGCGTTGGCAGGATCAGGAATGGCAAGAAGTGCCAGGGCGGCAAGGCTACCCAGCACGAATCGCAATAAGCGATGTTTTCTACTCATGAGCATTCCTCCTCCCTTCCATAAGGGCAGACTATTCCTGTGCACCCAGGGCCATGAGCGCCGAAATCAATGATTGTTGACTGATCCCGTCGGCCGGCGGTGAAGCAAAGCAGAACTCCGCCAACCTTCAGGCAGTGATTGAACTCGAGATATGCAGGCTTGCTCTGGCTGAGCCATCAGAGTGGCTATCTGCGGGGCCCCGAAGTCATGATTGCGGATAAACGGCGTACGGGGCGATGGATCACAGACGAAGCAAACCTTTAGCGCGTCCCGGCGCCCTCACTTGATGGCGTCGAGCCGCAACAGCCACAAGAGCAAACCATGTGCCCTCGGTCACATATTGTGAGCCCAAGATCACGCCCACAGGTGATTTTCCTTTCAAACCACGATCTGCACTTGTTGCGGTACAGTAAAGAAACAGTTGGATGCGCAACCAGCCGGTCCAGGCTCTGCGGACATTCTCGCACCAGCGTGGGTTAAACCACCCAAACACGCTACGCTCACCGCGTAATTCTCAGCGAATTTGAACCAAAGCCTGTGCGGAACGGCCGCCGCGTGATTCGGAATCTGGCTCGAGCCAGTTGGTGAAAGTCACCTGCAAGCAGTCGCCTTCATTCGCTCGAGAGCGATGGGGCCAGATTGAGCCTTCAGCTTGTGTTCGGAAGCCAGGCGTAGATTTCTTTCTGCGATTGCTTCTCACTCATTATTCTTTGTAATATCCGATGCCGGAACACACAGACACCTCGCCAGCGGCCCTGGGTTGCTTGAAAGTGAGAGAATGTTTCTGGAAATCAGGCGCTGATACTCGCCTTACATATTGCGGTAGTTCGGGCCGCCGCCGCCCTCGGGAGGCACCCAGTTGATGATTTGATAGGGATCCATGATGTCGCATGTCTTGCAATGCACGCAGTTTGAAAAGTTGATCTGAAGGCGTCGCTTCCCTTCTCCGGCGTCAACCACTTCATAGACATTCGCCGGGCAGAAGTTCTGGCAAGGGTTGCCGTACTCCTCGACGCAACGGCCGGCGCAGATACTGAAATCCAATACCTTCAGGTGCGAGGGCTGGTCTTCATTGTGATGAGTGCCTGAGTGGTAGACATCGGTAAGTTTATCGAATGTGAGCTGATTGTCGTACTTCAGTCCCGCGTACCGATCCTCGCGGCCGTCATCCTTCAGCTTCTGCATGTGCTCATGGCCTGCTTTGATCGGCAGCTTCGACGGAATGCGGCCGCCCGT
This region includes:
- a CDS encoding cytochrome D1 domain-containing protein is translated as MKTSQTRHTAGNRDPLGSAARTVCSLTLLLAYALVVIAGTAQVSTKPEAQTQTNAGAAAQKKEPAEGAKNTGVNGAKPDAKSPANGSSTRAPQKIVHEGIEVEFTIDPLGDKDAKSRDLMEGQDAVVNFKITESRNGTPLVNLHPSAWMDLRAPGKLTESKDCRQKIQSFLQSALSSRPEIDLNTYFILTLNQEANISVIDPLMGYGSSKLFTLVFLNSPGEDWVLSSDKKRLFVTMPLVNQVAVIDTALWRVAANIDVGAKPTRVAFQPDEKYLWVGSDAGGSESGVTVIDAVELKVAARIKTGAGHHEIALRGDNRYAYVTNRQDGTLSVIDVQKLTKVKDIKTGGLPVSLALSPLSKAAYVANEEDGTIVVIGGVDQEVLARITTKPGVKAIRFFADGRYGFAVNGKENNVQVIDASTNRLVNTIKVGKNPDKISFTQNYAYVRALGSDQVSLIQLDGIGKKADVPVLEFPAGQLPAEKAPGASTADVIVPAPEGGSVLVVNPADKMIYYYTEGMAAPMGSFQNYRREPRAVMVWDKSLREVRAGVYTTNIKLPTNGEYDVAFLLDSPRIAHCFSTTAKTDPALKKQPALPIDVEPLIENSAVKVGENVKLQFRVTDSTTRLPRPDLKDFGILVFRPPGEWQDRQWGQSLGNGIYEVTFKPEQPGAYYVFVHCPSLRVNYNQTPHFILRAGMEKAAMPAKP
- a CDS encoding ABC transporter substrate-binding protein, translating into MNIRRIVFVVGLMLMLLLIGTTTASGPGAGQLTEQEKRGKFIYLRGSSPSGKEITCYLGDGTMEVPAAAMLCANCHGFDGRGNPEGGVVPSDITWEALTKSYGVTHASGRKHPAYTDRALGMAVTKGTDPAGNKLPDTMPRYWMAPEDLADLVAYMKRLGKENDPGLTETSIRVGTIVAGPGPMAEMGQAMKAALTAYFEEVNAQGGIYNRKIELRVAQSPSDPRAARLNAERFIDTEQVFAMAGAFIAGADKEIASLIEDKEVVLVGPSTLYPEVGFPFNRHTFYLFSGLKEQATALVNFIGDKLQKQNPRLAIVSPDSGAPEGVSEAIEEHARERAYKLVSKITYSRKQYDAGQLAKKLSEGGADAIFFLGSGGEEVAMMKEAAKLKWTPYVLIPGSLASKEILDAPPEFKDKIFFSFPTLPSDQTKDGIAEFMALAQKHNLQPKQITAQISAYCAAKILVEGLKLTGKELSREKLIKTLEGLYNFNTGLSPRISYGPNRRIGALGAYIVSVDTDKKQFIPVGGWITAE
- a CDS encoding thioredoxin domain-containing protein, translated to MKTRMFLLFIAMIISAVVARAQSGSPASPSPREPAKSGKQTASQPAAKATDIKNEDCGCEAKNIIPADVAGIANGIKITAKEIADHIKDERDGLQKKVIESRRRELNLQINSRLLEAEAMKKGTTPTKLIEQEIVGKAQEPTDAEARAFYEQNKARIPGAFKDFKPQIVAYLKAQRQESAAKAYADKLRAEADVKVLVEKVTAPEKESDRANVLATINGAKITSGDLEESLKPLIYDVQLRVYALMKNELELRVNDILLEQEAQKRKTTAKALVEAELTPNVKKISEQDAAKFYEENKDRIDGGDFDMLKDQLIDHLQKNEQRRAELVFAERLRQGAKIEINLKEPEPPVLQIATDEQPSKGNANAPVTIVEFTDFECSTCQQSQPVLERLAKEYSDKVRLVVRDYPLEKHKNAFKAAEAAEAAREQAKYWEYVAVLFANQKELGVEKLKEYASKVGLDRKKFDAELQASKYAGRVQRDMQDGMKAGVSGTPTIFINGKRAADTTYAALRAAIEEALTKPAMN
- a CDS encoding DUF5659 domain-containing protein, whose product is MKVDEAKDESEMNPPETNRPYETSDLNLASFLRCRNLPILDIRRQNGKTTFAFADSSELRLAILDYANDGPVGVRSFYNTVRDMKGITR
- a CDS encoding SCO family protein encodes the protein MSWRTNRGDQMNMKDELFKRQSYGQAGNRALLLLLAIAACAGLLALPGAAQSKGTQPDDKDSPARNYFTDVQLINQDGKPMRFYSDLLKDKVVIINTFFTTCTSVCPPMSRNLERVQGWLGDRLGKDVHIISISVDPAMDTPPRLKDYAQKYKARPGWFFVTGKKENAEFALRKIGSFVESRDDHSTVIIIGNLRTGLWKKAMGMAKPEDLIKVVESVVDDKPGDVK